One part of the Leptolyngbya sp. FACHB-261 genome encodes these proteins:
- a CDS encoding PD40 domain-containing protein yields MRTTNRPYWQLGYSAVVALLLLTSCGGNPVTGPRSSLNSRYADTQPTLSADGRFLALISERNQRQEILLYDLQAQQFVNLPHLRELSLMPESPSLSASARYLVYTSIIRGRPEVYLYDRQIQRAVSLTATYDGWVRHPSISPEGRYITFETSRRGQWDIEVIDRGPDIELDTPARSPS; encoded by the coding sequence ATGAGGACGACGAATAGACCTTACTGGCAACTGGGTTACTCAGCCGTCGTAGCTCTCCTCCTGCTAACTAGCTGCGGCGGCAACCCAGTAACTGGCCCACGCTCTTCTCTTAACAGTCGCTATGCCGACACACAGCCAACTCTCAGTGCAGACGGCCGTTTCCTGGCTCTGATTTCAGAACGAAACCAGCGTCAGGAAATTTTGCTGTATGACCTGCAAGCTCAGCAGTTCGTCAATTTGCCCCATCTGCGCGAACTGAGCTTGATGCCCGAGAGTCCAAGTCTGAGTGCAAGTGCCCGCTATTTGGTGTACACCAGCATTATTCGAGGTCGGCCCGAGGTTTATCTCTACGATCGGCAAATCCAGAGAGCTGTTAGCCTGACCGCAACTTATGACGGCTGGGTTCGCCATCCCTCAATCAGCCCTGAAGGTCGTTACATTACCTTTGAAACTAGCCGTCGTGGTCAGTGGGATATTGAGGTGATCGACCGGGGCCCTGATATTGAACTGGATACCCCTGCTCGCTCCCCCAGCTAA
- a CDS encoding Ycf66 family protein has protein sequence MVNVQFNYQFILGLAVLLASIGFYFVRTFKPDVSRDYDIVFSAASGLSGLILMWQGWRLDPILWFGQVLMAGTAGFFIFETLRLRQIATVQARRSEPIIEDDPPIRRSYKVDLDDTRRFDEPTRRRSPRPIRSADEDDVDRYSRPAQLAGDTPPRRRRPRPVEGEVTDAPPRRRPRPVDGEVSDVPTSRRPAGSGRRPPTGDGGSPGPTRPRRPRPVEPELTDIDVEINEPPTPPISEDRDDRRDEWDQRDDLPPQRPRNSRPRPNREVEPTRPIDIDVDEDFGGEQDFEEDRPRRPHYDEDDE, from the coding sequence ATGGTTAACGTTCAGTTCAACTACCAGTTCATTTTGGGACTGGCTGTACTGCTGGCTAGCATTGGCTTTTATTTCGTGCGGACTTTTAAGCCAGACGTCTCGCGCGATTACGACATTGTGTTTTCGGCGGCTAGTGGCCTCTCAGGTCTAATTCTGATGTGGCAAGGTTGGCGATTGGATCCAATCCTCTGGTTCGGTCAAGTTTTGATGGCTGGCACAGCCGGCTTTTTTATTTTTGAGACTCTACGGCTACGTCAGATTGCAACCGTTCAGGCGCGACGCAGTGAACCGATCATTGAGGATGATCCGCCAATCCGCCGCAGTTACAAGGTGGATTTAGACGATACCCGTCGCTTTGATGAACCGACCCGCCGTCGTTCTCCTCGTCCGATCCGCAGTGCGGACGAAGATGATGTTGACCGCTACAGCCGTCCTGCTCAGTTAGCCGGTGACACGCCTCCCCGTCGCCGTCGTCCTCGTCCGGTAGAAGGGGAAGTAACCGATGCACCACCCCGCCGCCGTCCTCGCCCCGTTGATGGGGAGGTGTCTGATGTGCCGACCTCTCGTCGCCCCGCTGGTAGTGGCAGAAGGCCACCGACTGGCGATGGTGGCTCCCCCGGCCCCACTCGACCCCGCCGTCCGCGTCCTGTCGAGCCAGAACTAACTGATATTGATGTCGAGATTAACGAGCCTCCTACGCCACCTATCTCAGAAGACCGAGATGACAGACGAGATGAGTGGGACCAACGAGATGACCTACCGCCTCAACGTCCTCGCAATAGTCGCCCTCGTCCCAATCGCGAAGTAGAACCAACCCGTCCGATCGATATTGACGTGGATGAAGACTTTGGCGGTGAACAAGACTTTGAGGAAGATAGGCCGCGCCGCCCCCACTACGATGAGGACGACGAATAG
- a CDS encoding Tol biopolymer transporter periplasmic protein: MIRASQFWLLLPLLLAGCSGYPRFLGPNVDPSGSGLNSTYADENPQIGPEGRFVLFTSDRKGSRDVFLYDNQNQRLLEMPGLNGLDSLTSHPVASADAKWLVFAANRQGRAGIYLYNRETQQLQNLTQGLNSDVRNPTISADGSTIAFESSVGGQWDILVYNRATGQPLENLPLAPR, from the coding sequence GTGATCCGCGCTTCTCAATTTTGGTTACTGTTGCCACTCCTACTAGCAGGTTGCTCGGGTTACCCCCGCTTTTTGGGTCCTAACGTTGACCCTTCAGGCAGTGGTCTCAACAGCACCTATGCTGACGAAAATCCTCAGATAGGTCCTGAAGGGCGTTTTGTTCTATTCACATCCGATCGCAAGGGCAGCCGTGATGTGTTTCTCTACGACAACCAGAATCAACGCTTGTTGGAAATGCCAGGATTGAATGGTTTAGATAGCCTAACCTCGCATCCAGTCGCCTCTGCTGATGCTAAGTGGTTAGTTTTTGCTGCCAACCGGCAGGGACGGGCTGGCATTTATCTCTACAATCGTGAGACTCAGCAACTCCAGAATTTGACTCAAGGCCTTAACAGCGATGTGCGCAACCCGACGATCAGTGCTGATGGCAGTACCATCGCCTTTGAGTCTAGTGTTGGTGGGCAGTGGGATATTCTGGTCTACAACCGCGCCACAGGGCAACCTCTTGAGAACCTGCCATTGGCTCCCCGCTAA
- the bchM gene encoding magnesium protoporphyrin IX methyltransferase, with product MDDKVIVRDYFNATGFERWRRIYGDGEVSSVQRDIRVGHQRTVDTLLEWLRSDASQSGGSLDSLKICDAGCGVGSLSIPLAQAGAKVFASDISQSMVSEAQQRAAALGLQNNPSFAVQDLETLSGQYPTVICLDVLIHYPEAKAAEMIQHLASLAQSRLVLSFAPKTLLLTLLKRIGEFFPGPSKTTRAYQHREREIVAVLEQLGFKVRRRTMISTRFYFSCLLEAIRPEIETEKPN from the coding sequence ATGGATGACAAGGTAATTGTTCGGGATTATTTCAACGCCACCGGTTTTGAACGCTGGCGACGCATTTACGGCGATGGTGAGGTCAGCTCGGTCCAGCGGGACATTCGGGTTGGCCACCAACGGACAGTCGATACCCTACTCGAATGGTTACGCTCGGATGCAAGCCAGTCTGGTGGTAGTCTCGACTCCCTCAAAATTTGTGATGCTGGCTGCGGTGTAGGCAGCCTAAGTATCCCTTTGGCCCAAGCTGGGGCCAAGGTTTTTGCCAGTGATATTTCACAGAGCATGGTCAGTGAGGCTCAGCAGAGAGCTGCCGCTTTAGGTCTTCAAAACAACCCCAGTTTTGCGGTTCAGGATCTAGAAACCCTGAGTGGTCAATACCCCACCGTAATCTGTCTAGATGTTCTGATTCACTATCCAGAGGCCAAAGCAGCGGAGATGATTCAGCACCTCGCGAGTCTAGCCCAGTCTCGCCTGGTTTTGAGCTTCGCTCCTAAGACCCTGCTCCTAACTTTGTTAAAGCGGATTGGCGAATTTTTTCCGGGCCCCAGCAAAACGACCCGTGCCTATCAGCATCGCGAGCGCGAAATCGTAGCTGTTTTAGAACAGCTGGGATTTAAAGTCCGACGACGGACAATGATTAGCACCCGCTTTTATTTCTCTTGCCTACTAGAAGCCATCCGCCCTGAGATAGAGACGGAGAAGCCTAACTAA
- a CDS encoding S8 family serine peptidase, with translation MSAKLYSARSWFCLWGAMSAALLATPALALRPDSSAGPNGIDALRLQLPPYNLTGRKIAIGQVEPGRPGQRNTDKVSGQNLDIVPARLFYRDRPTGRNENIEEHAESVAGVMISIDKLFRGVAPQARLYSSAFGLGSGRRESIQPQACLSAQQVALQNGNDVRAINFSFGETLERDPRPNASLDGNSLLTQCVDWSARVHNVLYAIAGNQGDGGIPLPTDNYNGVDIAFTEAVGGLFKRLHRANLVGREDAVGPRRSVDLVAPGAGITLTTLNGSRTVSSGTSFAAPHVTSTVALLQQYGDAQISAGANHWSLAARRHELMKVVLMNSAEKEKDPGDGSLLGMSRTILDKGGQDWLSSDAYRDPAIPLDMELGTGQLNAYRAFEQFKPGQYGPSAAVPAIGWDYNLVDNNTKSQDYVIEQPLKAGTFVSASLAWDRLVTLNDKNGNGEYDVGENFQNEGLNNLDLYLMPADATDSAGSVAASISPEDSVEHIFFKVPQNGRYKLRVVLRQTVNQPKQSYALAWWGLPATSP, from the coding sequence ATGTCTGCCAAGCTCTACTCCGCCCGTTCCTGGTTTTGCCTCTGGGGAGCCATGAGTGCTGCGCTGCTGGCAACCCCCGCGCTGGCGCTCAGGCCTGATTCCTCCGCAGGCCCTAATGGCATTGACGCGTTACGGTTGCAGTTACCGCCCTACAATCTCACAGGTCGTAAAATCGCGATCGGTCAGGTTGAGCCTGGTCGGCCAGGGCAACGCAATACTGACAAAGTTTCTGGCCAGAATTTGGATATTGTGCCAGCCCGGTTGTTTTATCGAGATCGTCCGACTGGACGCAATGAAAACATTGAGGAACACGCTGAGAGCGTGGCGGGTGTGATGATCAGCATTGACAAGCTATTTCGAGGGGTAGCCCCTCAAGCTCGACTTTATTCTTCAGCTTTTGGGTTGGGTTCAGGGCGTCGTGAGAGTATCCAACCTCAAGCTTGTCTATCAGCGCAGCAGGTTGCCCTTCAGAACGGCAATGATGTGAGGGCAATTAATTTCAGCTTTGGTGAAACCTTAGAGCGCGACCCGAGACCCAACGCTAGCCTGGATGGCAATTCACTGTTAACCCAATGTGTTGACTGGTCCGCCCGAGTTCACAATGTGCTCTATGCGATCGCTGGCAATCAGGGTGATGGCGGTATCCCCCTGCCTACAGATAACTACAACGGCGTTGATATTGCTTTCACAGAAGCGGTTGGTGGCTTGTTTAAGCGTTTGCACCGGGCCAATTTGGTGGGCCGTGAGGATGCTGTTGGCCCACGGCGTAGCGTTGATTTAGTGGCCCCCGGTGCAGGCATTACCCTGACGACTCTCAATGGTTCGCGCACAGTCAGCAGTGGCACCAGTTTTGCGGCTCCCCACGTCACTAGCACCGTAGCCCTGCTGCAACAGTATGGCGATGCTCAAATTTCTGCGGGTGCCAACCACTGGAGCTTGGCAGCTCGGCGCCATGAGCTGATGAAAGTGGTGCTCATGAACTCGGCGGAAAAGGAAAAGGATCCGGGAGATGGGTCTTTATTAGGTATGAGCCGCACGATTCTCGATAAAGGGGGACAGGACTGGCTCAGCTCTGATGCTTACCGCGATCCAGCCATTCCTTTAGATATGGAGTTAGGTACCGGTCAACTCAATGCCTATCGGGCATTTGAACAGTTTAAACCGGGTCAGTATGGGCCAAGTGCAGCTGTGCCAGCAATCGGTTGGGATTACAACTTGGTAGACAACAACACGAAATCTCAAGACTACGTAATCGAGCAGCCCTTGAAAGCTGGGACTTTTGTCTCCGCCAGCCTAGCCTGGGACCGTTTGGTTACCCTAAATGACAAAAATGGCAATGGCGAGTACGATGTCGGCGAAAACTTCCAAAATGAGGGTCTTAATAACCTGGATCTCTACTTGATGCCTGCCGATGCTACCGATTCCGCCGGTAGCGTTGCTGCCTCGATCAGTCCAGAAGACAGTGTTGAACACATCTTTTTCAAGGTGCCTCAAAACGGTCGGTACAAGCTGAGGGTGGTGCTGCGCCAAACTGTGAACCAGCCGAAGCAATCCTACGCGTTGGCTTGGTGGGGGCTACCCGCAACCTCACCCTAA
- the psbX gene encoding photosystem II reaction center X protein, with protein MTPSLANFLLSLLAGAVVVLIPATVGLIFISQKDKVKRSSRI; from the coding sequence ATGACACCGTCTCTAGCCAATTTCTTGCTTAGCCTGCTTGCAGGGGCTGTTGTTGTTTTGATCCCCGCAACTGTTGGTTTGATTTTTATTAGCCAAAAGGACAAAGTTAAAAGAAGCAGCCGCATCTAA